The following proteins are encoded in a genomic region of Triticum dicoccoides isolate Atlit2015 ecotype Zavitan chromosome 1B, WEW_v2.0, whole genome shotgun sequence:
- the LOC119302414 gene encoding uncharacterized protein LOC119302414: MASPRSSYGSSEEDASSDGCDHQVVEKPPVQHDSSDGEGSEEEEETEHDEESSEEAGDNVLPDDNSLHQPPLQGDTVPDSESESDKSPPRSQPKKKALDAQPVEPKRMRTAESPQPRMQSEVAEVALIKSDVEKVFQDKIDSYGHLGQEVLALEEKYPGFFKSPFMKLPEEKARTLNAKLQKQHLAKLKASMQLGIIRKEVANSLINLLD; encoded by the coding sequence ATGGCTTCCCCGCGATCCTCCTACGGCTCATCCGAGGAAGACGCCTCCTCCGACGGTTGTGACCACCAAGTTGTGGAGAAGCCGCCTGTACAGCATGACTCCTCCGACGGAGAAggatcggaggaggaggaggagacggagcATGATGAAGAATCGTCGGAGGAGGCGGGGGACAATGTGTTGCCCGACGACaatagcctccaccagccgccactgcAAGGCGACACGGTCCCAGATTCCGAATCTGAGTCCGACAAGTCGCCGCCCAGGTCCCAACCCAAGAAGAAGGCCCTGGATGCCCAACCTGTCGAGCCCAAAAGGATGAGGACGGCCGAGTCGCCGCAGCCGAGGATGCAATCTGAGGTTGCTGAAGTTGCTCTGATTAAGAGCGATGTGGAGAAGGTATTCCAAGACAAGATCGATTCTTATGGGCACCTTGGGCAAGAGGTGTTGGCCCTAGAGGAGAAATATCCTGGGTTCTTCAAGTCTCCCTTCATGAAGCTTCCTGAAGAGAAGGCCAGGACACTCAATGCCAAACTTCAGAAGCAACACCTTGCAAAACTAAAGGCATCGATGCAGCTGGGTATTATCAGAAAGGAGGTGGCAAATTCCCTCATCAATTTGCTCGACTGA